The window ACACGGATGTGGACGACATGATTTGGGGAGTGCCCGGTCAATGCCCACGGACGCGCCCGGGCGCGTCTGCGGGCGTTTCATGGCCCGAATCTGCAGGTcacggctgtagatgctcttataaACACTATTGATGATTTTTTTCTATGTGTGCATCGAATTTTGGATATGAATTATTTGGgagttagagcatctccactcgtgcccccaacaggccccccagGGCAAGTTTTTTCGCACCGGCGCTGAAAAAACCCCCAGTTGCGCCCCTAGGACGCCGAAATTCGTCGGCTCGGCCCGTTTTTGGGCCCGGCGATCCTAGGCCGAACCCAATGCACTAGGGGGCGCTTGGGGGCTCCGACGGAAGGAAAAACCGCGCTTACGCCACCATTGTCGGGCGAAAACGCATCATGCACGTCCAGATTCCCCTCCCCCCTCGCACGCATGCCCTCCCGCCGTCTTGCCGATCCCAGCACTGCCCACCCACCCACCGCCGCTAGATAGGCCATTCCCCCGCCGGAAAAATAGAGGGTTCTGCCGCGGCATCCTCCACCCCGTTCTTGGGCAAGCTTTCCGGCGCTCCGGCCACGCATGGGTGGAATACCGGCGGCTACGCGCTTACCACGCCCGCTAGGTGTTCGGCGATTTGTCTGCTCGGCGAtgtgatagaggcgaaggtgtcccgatgtttcgatgagatggtgactATCGTTTgctgtgggagtcgaccttgacgatctgactacgaacgtgcgagacgtcgcgccttagcaatcgctaaaccaacttcctaggggttattgaccacgccggggcacgatcaacctgaccacgagggtctgtttcctgcgagcaaacgaagaacaagcaagaaactgagattgcaatctggatattgtgaatataagaggaaagctttattaatgaagatggggttctgtgacgcctttgtctggtcgttgaacacaaacgaagtacgcgaagttgcagctatggcgaacttttagtctaaacaaaacccaagtctaaacgatgccttaagggctatatttatagggaaaagagaggggattttgtccacccttggcaaggtgggactaaaacgcctcctaagtcgtttcccctacaatatggactctaaaaatagattacatgggcctggcccaaaataaggtggcgcaacaccaataataagctatggacgaaatttatgaaaggctatcttgtatatttcgtccatcttcttgtatgtcatcatggtggcttcaaagtccggaAATCTCCACTTGAACCTCTGTTCTTGTTCTCTTCGCATGCACCTTCATCTCCGTGCTTGACCATGCTCCAATGTTCAACCTTCTTGTCCGTGCTAGGCCCTTAAATTGGAAGCAACACAAATGTATCTAAGTTAggtagcatcatattctcatgaacactaAAAACATTACCGAgtaacgaaagtacctgataatttaattggcgtatCTAAACTCTAGCAACTGTTCCAAGAGGTAAAGCAGCAGGGGATATGGGTGTAACTGTGGTAGCCATGTCCTCATCACGATGTACTCGGACAACGAGGAGGCGCTCGTGgtgctgctggaggaggaagccgaagCCGATGCCGATGCCGATGCCCAGGACgaagagcatctcatggtccTCGCAGCCCTGGCCAGCCTGCTCACGAGCAATGCAAAGCCGCGGagaggtggctcggcgccgggCCGGCTGAAGGCAAAGCAGAGGCATCGACTGGAAGGCTATTGCttgctctactccgactacttcgccaACACTCCACTGCACGGCAACAAAGTATTTCGGCGCCGGTATCGGATGAGTTGAAAGCTCTTCCTCGGGATTGTGAATTCCACCGTGAGTTCGACggctacttcaagtgcaagaaggatTGCACTGACACACTTGGATTCACCTCAGTCCAGAAGTGCACAACAGttatgaggatgcttgcatatggagctcccggtgattcactGGAAGACTATGgacgcatggccgagtccacgaCCATTGAGTGTTTGTACAAGTTCTGTagggcagtggtggcagtgtttggaccgcaatacttgcgATCACCCAATGttgaagacactgctcggatcctagcacataatgcagcaagaggatttcctgggatgcttggaagcatcgactgcatgcattggaaatggaaaagctgtccatttgcttggcaggggatgtacaaaggcgccaagGGCGGTTGTAGTGTGGTACTTGAGGTAGTGGCCACACACGGCCTCTGGATTTGGCACCCTCTTTTTTTTACTATAAACAGTAGGGTAAaaccccactgcaatttttgtTAAAATTAAACAGAGTATCCACGTACAAAGCagaaaactaaactaaaaagcaaaataTACAACAAAGGGGCTTGAGGTGAGCCCCTAAAAAGGTAAGCTAAGacaaaagaagaagagaaaaaggagGGAACTTCAAGAGGACAACACAGTGTCCAACCAGTTATTGAATGCATcttcatatttcttcttgattcTGTGTGAGAGCAGTTTCATCTCTGCCAAGTATAAGTGTTTCCAGCCTTGAAAGGAGGGTTGTATGTTCTAAAAAATCTTGTTGTTTCTAGTAATCCAGATGGCCCATGATCCCAggatgatcatttccatgaagaAAGGAACCCTTAATTTATCTCTCAAATCTTGGAAAGCCTCAAGAGCAGACAAGTTTTGAGATCTTTGTGGACATATGAAATCCCAGCATCTCAAGGAAAATTGGCAACCCCAAAAAGATGATGTAAGGTTTCCACTTGCTGACAGTTCAAAACTACACAGTTGTACTCCTCCAGAATGAATGTTTTTCTTCTCAGCAGGTTTCTTGTATTCAACCTATCATGCAAGAGCATCCAGAAGAAAATTTTGTGCTTAGGTTGACATGAGGATTTCCAAATCCATGCAAAATGAGGTGAAACTTGCttgacacctatgagcaccttatACGCTTTTGAAGAAGTGAAGACATTGTTGCCCCAAATATAACTCCAAGTATCAGTCATGTCTTGATATTCCGATTGCCTTAAAGCATGACATTTGTCCTCTAACTGAAGAATTTTTTTGACAGAAttaaagactgtaagggaaccccttacagtataattggtgcaacaaacccaaattgcaagtaccatgccttgaacctgggtcggtgggaaggcatcagccccttcccaccactaggctatgccttagtctgctcTAACTGAAGAAATTGTTGATGTGTTTGAATTGAAAGGGGCAAATGAAAGAGGTCTTCAAGATATTCTGTGTGAACCACTTGCTGCACTGTCATTGAGGTATTCTGAACAAAAGAGTATAAGTGTGGATATTCCTGCTGTAAAATTGCATTGCTCCACAAATCAGTCCAGAACAGGGCACTTCTTCCATCCCCTAAGTTACATCTGGCCATAGCTTTGTATTGATCATTTAATTGGAGAATAGATTTCCAAAAAAATGATCCTACCAATTCTTCTCCTGGAAGTTTATTGTCCTGGTAGTATGACTCCCAAATGAGGTTAACCCAAGGTATATCATGCCTGTTATAGAATTTATGGAGATttttcattaataaagctttatTTTGGGCAAAAATATCCATAACTCCAAGTCCTCCCTACACCTTTGGCCTACAAACAGTGGTCCAAGCAACAGAAGCTGGTCTGTGATCCTCCATGTCAGAACCTCTCCAAAGACAGTGCCTCAAGTATTTGATCACTTGGTGCTTGATAGTCACTGAAACATCCAGACAAGCcatgaaaaatattggcaaggATGCCAGAACTGATTTGACTAGAAGTAATCTTCCAGCACTTGTCATAAATGTGGCCAAACCAGCAAGCCTTTTTGCTACTCTCTGGCACCCTCTTTGGTATGctaggaactcacaatgacatcaacgtacTGCAGTGCTCCCCtatctttgccaagcttgttgaaggtcgttctcctccggtgaacttcgaggtcaatggACGGCACTGCAACAAGGGATACTACCTAGcagatggcatctatccgagatggtacacatttgtgaagactatctcgagccctgtgccaggaggcaagaacCCCCACTTTGCCAAGTGTCAGGAGGCctgcaggaaggatgtcgagcgggcatttggtgtgctccaatctcgatttgcagTTGTCCGGTGCCCcgctcagacctggtcgaaagatcaaatgtgggagatcatgacttgatgcgtcatcttgcacaacatgatcattgagagcaagcaggaagagccagtgtttgacactgaaccatattACAGGCAGAGTCCTCTTgcccaagttgatcaccagctaccggcaacctggactgccttTCTCAATATGcatcaggagatccgagacccgcaggtgcatcaacaactgcagcaggatctggtggagcacctatggaggctcaagggcaaCGCCTGACTCGACgcgtgatgaaatatgagtttttatttgtaaaactatataatttgtattgaactatttgatCTCTATTGATAAAAAATAACTTCTTTTGAATTTGTGCCGAAACACGCAAAACATGGGCCGAAATTGGTCAATTTGCGCTGATAGTAGGCCAATTTGCGCCGAAAGTGGGCTGAAAAGTGGGCCAATTTGCGCCAAGGTTGGCTGAAATCGGCGCCTGGGGACGACCTGGGGGCGGCGGCTGGGAACCCGATCGCCCCCACGTTGATTTTTCGGCCGGCGCGCCCCGAGGCGGCGCTATTTCAAGCCCCTGGGGGGGGCGAacggctagagatgctcttataaACACACGTGTTGTGAATATTTATAAACAAACAGAAATATTTAAATTCAACCCTTTTTATAAGTTGTATCATGGGAGCATTTAAGCGATGGTATCACTCAATATTCACCCTCATATATCTCTCCAATCTCCACCCTCCGGCGCTCGATCGAACGGCCAGAATGTGCTAGACAAATCAAGCAAAAGTTGTGGTTGCTGGTGTTTGACTATCCAGCCGCCCACCACGTTCACCTTTCAGCCAGGAGGAAATGCAATAAGAGAGAGACGTACGGGCAAAGCATCGAATTATCAACGATGATGACCTCACCTTATATGTAGCAGCGCTGTAGACGTACGCCGACACCTAACGTGCCCGATTGGTTCATTGAACCTGGACACATTCCCGCTTTCCCTCCGCAGCTGCAGCCGGCCCGGCCTATATAAAAGGCGCCACAACCTGAGAGGGATCCAGATCCAACGAACTCGTGAACACGTCTGTCTATAGTGTACGCATCCTCCTCAAAGAAAAAAAAGGTCTATAGTGTACGCATACTCTCCCACTCACACCCGAGAAGTTAGGAGGCATGGCGAGGAAGGCAGCGGCAGCGGCCATGGACGGCAAGAGCTCCGAGCTCGCGAGGGCcgtggcggaggcggaggcgcgggaggagcggctgcggcgggagctggaggcggcgctGGCGCGGGTGGCCGTGGCGGAGGAGGCCGAGGAGCGGCTGTGCGTGCAGCTCGGCGAGCTGGAGGCGGAGGCCATGACGCAGGCCATGGAGTACCAGCAGCACGTCAGGGCGCTCTCCGAGAGGCTCGCCCTCATGGACGGCCTGCTCAGGTCCTCCGGCCTCCACAGCGCCGTCGTGCAGTCCGGCCTTCACTGACGAACCGAATCTCACCATCCGTTTCCTTGCTTATTACTACTATTATGTGCGATCATGCAAGGCTGTACCTGTACGGGTTCCTAAATTTTCCGCCGGCGTGTGTTTGATGCCAACTCgtgcgtggtggtggtggagcgtagcGTAGGATGTACTGtacatttttcttcttcttgatGAGATGTAGGAGTATATAATGTCGTTTGTGTGGTACTACGAATATCTTGGGAGGACATCGAAATGTTGCCCCCGATCTGATGCAAACTTGAGCTGACGCATGCATTCATCTAATATCACACGCAGCGGATTCCTTGACAACGATCGAGCTTATGTGCATATAAAACGAGATGATCACGAGCCAGATCCATTGGCGCAGAGTGCGTCGCGCTGGAGGACGACCCACAGGACGTTCGTTCTCTAAATTTTCCTTCGATTGAATTGTTCGACTTTCAGGTTTCACCATCCTTACGAGCAGCCAGTTCCCAGGGGAAGCCGATGTTTCGGTGTTCTTGACAAGTTCCTGGTTTCTCCTTGCCGCCAACATATTCTGGTCGAGAGATTGCTGACCACGTTGCCAAGCTGTGTGCTGCCAACAGTTATACTATAGCAACGAATTCTACTCGCAACGCGTATGCCCTGCTACGGAGTTCTTCAAATCAATTAGGATCGATTAGATGGCACTACTGGAAAACGAGACGTCTgacgccacacagaaaacgaccGCACGAGCTGCTCAATTAAGCAACAAAAATAAGGAAACTTCGGACCAACATCATACAGCGCAAAGTTGACTGATATAATGCAATTGGAAATAGTAATGGCAAATCAGGGACCTCGGATATTTGACAGCAGCACGCATGTAATGAAAAAGAGAGGTATGAAATGGAGCATGGAACTTTTGACCCTGAAAAATTGTCAATCTTCCAGATAGCTGACTGGAGGTGTGAAATGGCCATACTCTCCAGAAACGAAAACAATTCCACGGAATTACCATGGACGCGGAAGTGTGCAGACAAGAGGTACAGAAATTGATGGAGCATATGACCTGACTTGTCTCAAATAGGGTGACCTGATCTTTAATCAGGAGTACTGCGTTCAGATACGCACCTGGAATCCAGGCTGGAAGGAGGAAAACGTCCTGTCTGCATTCTCCATGAAACTTGGGTAAAATCAATCAGTAAATCTTCTACTAGAAGGCTTCTAAAATCTTTCTAGAGAATTAAAGATAAAAATTTCCAACTTGAGATTCAACAGAACAAGACGAACAACTAAAACAGATGTGAATTCCTCTTCGATTTTTAGGTGGTTGCAGAGCTAGACATGAGACTCAAAGTAGCTAATTAACCACAACCTTTTGGCGTAGAATCTAAAGCATGACACAGAGGGTCTGCAGCCCCACCATGAACACACACAAAAAAGAATTTGTGGTGTAGGGGTTGCCACCACATGCACCTCACCAGCAAAGCATACTGCCATGTATAAAGATGCATAGCACAAGTGGATCTCGACAATCATCAAGGAAAGCATATCCAAACACCAAGAAAAGAATATTCGCCGATCGCGGATCAGTTGCGAGATTGCTGACATGACTAAACAAAATGTTGGCCCATGGCTTC is drawn from Aegilops tauschii subsp. strangulata cultivar AL8/78 chromosome 1, Aet v6.0, whole genome shotgun sequence and contains these coding sequences:
- the LOC109732821 gene encoding protein RESPONSE TO LOW SULFUR 3, coding for MARKAAAAAMDGKSSELARAVAEAEAREERLRRELEAALARVAVAEEAEERLCVQLGELEAEAMTQAMEYQQHVRALSERLALMDGLLRSSGLHSAVVQSGLH